The Chitinophagales bacterium genome has a segment encoding these proteins:
- a CDS encoding pseudouridine synthase, translating to MNDNSISLNKFISNTGICSRRVADEWILANRVKINGTVASKGNRVFPNDIVLLDNKPLKSNPLPIYIALNKPRGIVSTTDKKEKNNIIDYINHKERLFPIGRLDKASQGLILLTNDGDIVNKVLRSTNNHEKEYIVKVNKIITNSFLEKMAKGVPILDTITKPCTIKKINDVTFNIILTQGLNRQIRRMCQHFNYEVLQLTRVRIMHISLNNLAYGKWRYLTANEIETLNKLVAHSKKAI from the coding sequence ATGAACGATAACTCTATTAGTTTAAATAAATTTATAAGTAATACTGGAATATGTTCTAGAAGAGTTGCCGATGAATGGATTTTAGCCAATCGAGTAAAAATTAATGGAACAGTCGCTTCAAAAGGCAATCGTGTTTTTCCAAACGATATAGTTTTACTAGACAATAAACCACTCAAAAGTAATCCACTACCAATTTATATTGCATTAAACAAACCAAGAGGCATTGTTTCTACTACAGATAAAAAAGAAAAGAATAATATAATCGACTATATTAATCATAAAGAACGCTTATTTCCTATTGGCAGATTAGACAAAGCATCTCAAGGATTAATTTTACTCACTAATGATGGTGATATTGTAAATAAAGTATTGCGTTCTACCAATAATCATGAAAAAGAATATATAGTTAAAGTAAATAAAATAATTACCAATTCTTTTTTAGAAAAAATGGCTAAAGGTGTTCCTATTTTAGATACTATAACCAAACCTTGTACCATCAAGAAAATAAATGATGTTACATTCAATATTATACTTACACAAGGACTAAACCGACAAATAAGACGAATGTGTCAGCACTTTAATTATGAAGTACTACAACTTACTAGAGTAAGAATTATGCATATTTCGCTCAATAATTTAGCTTATGGAAAATGGCGATATCTTACTGCAAATGAAATTGAAACACTCAACAAATTAGTAGCACATTCTAAGAAAGCTATTTAA
- a CDS encoding ribonuclease HII: MLKPFESNKIVCGVDEAGRGCLAGPVTAAAVILPKEFHHQLLNDSKQVKATNRNQLRKIIEAEAIAYAVCSIDNIIIDEINILQATYKAMHGAIAQLKVTPEILLIDGNRFKPYEKIAHHCIIKGDATYIEIAAASILAKTYRDELMETLHQEYPNYNWQNNKAYPTLEHRRAIKQYGATKYHRQSFQLLKAEQLKFDF; the protein is encoded by the coding sequence ATGCTAAAACCATTTGAATCAAATAAAATTGTATGTGGCGTAGACGAAGCAGGAAGAGGTTGCTTAGCTGGTCCAGTTACAGCAGCAGCAGTAATACTACCAAAAGAATTTCATCATCAATTACTCAACGACTCAAAGCAAGTTAAAGCAACCAACAGAAATCAATTAAGAAAAATTATTGAAGCAGAAGCCATTGCTTACGCTGTCTGTAGTATAGATAATATAATTATAGATGAAATTAATATTTTACAAGCAACCTATAAAGCCATGCATGGAGCCATTGCACAACTAAAAGTAACACCAGAAATTTTACTTATAGATGGCAACCGATTTAAACCTTATGAAAAAATAGCACATCATTGTATCATTAAAGGCGATGCTACTTATATTGAAATAGCAGCAGCTTCTATTCTAGCCAAAACTTATAGAGATGAGCTAATGGAAACACTACATCAAGAATATCCAAATTATAATTGGCAAAACAACAAAGCATATCCAACACTAGAACACAGAAGAGCTATAAAACAATATGGTGCTACAAAATATCACCGACAATCATTTCAATTACTCAAAGCAGAACAACTCAAATTTGATTTTTAA
- a CDS encoding enoyl-CoA hydratase/isomerase family protein produces MFHYEKNQDNIVTITMDMQNRSANVINEAFGKLFTESLAKLEQDKDNIAGVILTSAKSTFFAGADIDNLYKQTDAKAIFEMCEGLKAQFLRLETFGKPVVACLNGAALGGGLELALACHYRIALNNPKAQFGLPEVGLGLLPGGGGIIRLTRMIGLQNALPYLTEGKRLKVKQALSAGIINEIADTKEAMFEKAIAWIKANPKAMNPWHDKAFKMPGGNAQTPKVAQMLPIVPAMTKKKTKGNYPAVEAIIATAVEGSIVDFDTACRIESRYFTSLATGQVSKNMITAFWYNLNAINAGESRPKNIEKYTTKKVGVLGAGMMGSGIAYVSAMAGIEVVLKDVSVEAAEKGKSYSEKLLKGRVSKGAMTKEQADGVLQLIKATDNANDLSGCDLIIEAVFEDRNLKAKVTQEAEAMMESTGTFASNTSTLPITGLALASSRPEQFIGLHFFSPVDKMPLVEIIKGEKTNEETLAKGFDYVKQIKKTPIVVNDSRGFYTSRVFATYVLEGIAMLGEGQNPNIIEHVGQKAGMPVGPLALTDEVSLSLMDHIRKQTEADFKAEGKTVVQHPANAVSDILLANNRKGKAAGAGFYEYPANGKKYLWEKLTELFPLQKQMDEQEMIDRMLFIQAIETARCVEEGVLTSFADANIGSIFGWGFAPFHGGTLQFINAYGLDNFAKRADELASKYGERFACPNIIKEKASKAQVFE; encoded by the coding sequence ATGTTCCACTACGAAAAAAATCAAGATAATATTGTAACCATTACTATGGATATGCAAAACAGAAGTGCCAATGTCATCAACGAAGCATTTGGCAAACTGTTTACCGAATCTTTAGCTAAACTAGAACAAGATAAAGACAATATTGCTGGTGTAATTTTAACTTCTGCAAAATCTACTTTTTTTGCTGGTGCAGATATTGATAATCTCTATAAACAAACAGATGCTAAAGCTATTTTTGAAATGTGTGAAGGATTAAAAGCACAGTTCTTAAGATTAGAAACTTTTGGAAAACCTGTGGTTGCTTGTTTAAATGGTGCAGCACTTGGTGGTGGTTTAGAATTAGCTTTAGCTTGTCATTATAGAATTGCTTTAAATAATCCAAAAGCACAGTTTGGCTTACCGGAAGTTGGTTTAGGTTTATTGCCTGGTGGTGGTGGCATCATTCGTTTAACAAGAATGATTGGCTTACAAAATGCTTTACCATATTTAACTGAAGGCAAACGACTAAAAGTAAAACAAGCGCTTAGTGCTGGAATTATTAACGAAATTGCTGATACTAAAGAAGCCATGTTTGAAAAAGCAATTGCTTGGATAAAAGCCAATCCAAAAGCTATGAATCCTTGGCACGATAAAGCTTTTAAAATGCCTGGCGGAAATGCACAAACACCAAAAGTAGCTCAAATGTTACCTATTGTTCCTGCTATGACAAAAAAGAAAACCAAAGGCAATTATCCTGCGGTGGAAGCTATTATTGCAACAGCTGTAGAAGGTTCAATCGTTGATTTTGATACGGCTTGCAGAATTGAATCGAGATATTTTACGAGCTTGGCAACTGGTCAGGTGTCTAAAAATATGATTACTGCATTTTGGTACAATCTAAATGCCATTAATGCAGGCGAATCTCGTCCTAAAAACATAGAAAAATATACTACTAAAAAAGTAGGTGTGCTTGGTGCTGGAATGATGGGAAGTGGTATTGCTTATGTTTCTGCTATGGCTGGAATAGAAGTTGTTTTGAAAGATGTTTCGGTAGAAGCTGCTGAAAAAGGAAAATCGTACTCTGAAAAATTATTGAAAGGCAGAGTAAGTAAAGGTGCTATGACTAAAGAACAAGCTGATGGCGTACTTCAATTAATTAAAGCTACAGATAATGCTAATGATTTATCTGGTTGCGATTTAATTATTGAAGCTGTGTTTGAAGATAGAAATTTAAAAGCAAAAGTTACACAAGAAGCAGAAGCTATGATGGAAAGTACTGGTACATTTGCGTCTAATACTTCTACTTTACCAATTACTGGATTGGCTTTGGCTTCATCAAGACCAGAACAGTTTATTGGTTTGCACTTCTTTTCTCCTGTTGATAAAATGCCTTTGGTAGAAATTATTAAAGGCGAAAAAACCAACGAAGAAACATTGGCTAAAGGTTTTGACTATGTAAAACAAATTAAAAAAACACCTATTGTTGTAAATGACAGTAGAGGATTTTATACATCGAGAGTGTTTGCTACTTATGTATTAGAAGGTATTGCTATGTTAGGCGAAGGTCAAAATCCAAACATTATTGAACATGTTGGACAAAAGGCAGGTATGCCTGTTGGTCCTTTAGCATTGACTGATGAAGTGAGCTTGTCTTTAATGGATCATATTAGAAAACAAACCGAAGCCGATTTTAAAGCAGAAGGAAAAACGGTAGTACAACATCCTGCAAATGCAGTAAGCGATATTTTATTAGCCAACAATAGAAAAGGAAAAGCTGCTGGTGCTGGCTTTTATGAATATCCTGCAAATGGAAAAAAATATTTGTGGGAAAAACTAACCGAATTATTTCCACTTCAAAAACAAATGGATGAACAAGAAATGATAGACCGAATGTTGTTTATACAAGCCATTGAAACAGCACGATGTGTTGAAGAAGGTGTATTAACGAGCTTTGCAGATGCTAATATTGGTTCAATTTTTGGTTGGGGATTTGCACCTTTTCATGGTGGAACACTACAATTCATTAATGCTTATGGACTAGATAATTTTGCAAAAAGAGCAGATGAATTAGCTAGTAAATATGGTGAACGATTTGCTTGTCCAAATATCATTAAAGAAAAAGCAAGCAAAGCACAAGTTTTTGAGTGA
- a CDS encoding M48 family metallopeptidase: MQLNSYWLTYIIIAIILIDFIIDLVLDYLNTKNWSLPIPENLKGIYDDDKYAKAQAYHKAHGKINLISSVISTASIVLFLAFNGFAWLYYQVIQITTQPILQTLLYFGILSVASTILSLPFSIYTTFVIEEKYGFNKTTPKLFILDFIKGLILSAIIGGILISAFVAFYLYAGKLFWVYAWLLFAGFSIFFAMFYTSIIVPIFNKLNPLNDGDLRTKIEQFAQRVQFPLTNIFVIDGSKRSTKANAYFSGLGKQKTIVLYDTLIEKQTDDELVSVLAHEIGHYKKKHIYQSIIISLVNMGITLFLLSLFLNTPIANKVVGIDSTTSIFYIGLIVFGLLYSPISTITGILMNVFSRKNEFEADAYAKENIGTGEHLITALKKLSSENLSHLNPHKWFVFLNYSHPPLSQRIEKLS, encoded by the coding sequence ATGCAATTAAACTCGTATTGGCTAACATACATTATTATAGCTATCATATTAATAGACTTTATTATTGATTTAGTTTTAGATTATCTCAATACAAAAAACTGGTCGCTACCAATTCCAGAAAATCTAAAAGGAATTTATGACGACGACAAATATGCTAAAGCACAAGCGTACCATAAAGCACATGGTAAAATCAATTTAATTTCTAGTGTAATTAGCACTGCTAGTATTGTTCTATTTCTAGCATTCAACGGATTTGCTTGGTTGTATTATCAAGTAATTCAAATTACAACACAACCAATATTACAAACACTACTTTATTTCGGAATTTTAAGTGTAGCATCTACTATATTAAGTCTACCATTTAGCATTTACACTACATTTGTAATCGAAGAAAAATATGGATTCAACAAAACAACACCTAAATTATTTATTCTAGATTTTATAAAAGGATTAATACTAAGTGCTATTATTGGTGGAATTTTAATCAGTGCATTCGTTGCATTTTATTTATATGCAGGCAAATTATTTTGGGTTTATGCATGGTTACTCTTCGCTGGATTTTCTATTTTCTTTGCTATGTTTTATACTTCTATCATCGTTCCAATTTTCAACAAACTCAATCCATTAAACGATGGCGATTTGCGAACTAAAATAGAGCAATTTGCACAACGCGTACAGTTTCCTTTAACCAACATTTTTGTAATTGATGGTTCTAAAAGAAGTACCAAAGCCAATGCCTATTTTTCTGGTTTAGGCAAACAAAAAACAATTGTTTTATACGATACACTAATAGAAAAACAAACCGATGATGAATTAGTAAGTGTACTAGCACATGAAATCGGACATTACAAGAAAAAACATATTTATCAATCAATTATTATATCATTAGTAAATATGGGAATTACATTATTTCTACTCTCTTTATTTTTAAATACACCAATTGCAAATAAAGTAGTTGGAATAGACAGCACTACTAGTATTTTTTATATCGGATTAATTGTTTTTGGATTATTATACAGTCCAATTTCAACTATCACTGGCATTTTAATGAATGTATTTTCTAGAAAAAATGAATTTGAAGCAGATGCTTATGCAAAAGAAAATATTGGCACTGGCGAACATTTAATTACTGCACTAAAAAAATTATCCTCTGAAAACCTATCACACTTAAATCCACATAAATGGTTCGTTTTCTTAAACTATTCCCATCCACCATTATCACAAAGAATTGAAAAATTAAGTTGA
- a CDS encoding PD40 domain-containing protein produces the protein MKNAITLFLMILSLLSFAKKWDYLYINKLIANKEYDKVINHYKEDYYSSSTNAEMAFKIAELYVRKKDYNSALEWYEKEINLLKSSNANLLKLADTYKLTGDYQRALDNYLMYAAETGNVNKVYDDALLCEKLIRSTAYIDNYLIEKYAYNTKEEEFNLSSLRGNMLYVQSLPADKKAATYQNTFYQAVRNYANWEKPVVILNENDLTRDIKNISFTQNGNNIVYSKEYREVINPKSKYISNKKPLEEIYFAEFLGGEIIKPIPFPFNSPNYTLTEPCFNDDGTQLFFVSDRFGGSGNYDIWTSNLENGKWTTPQNLGKLANSKYNESHPFYATVEGKPTLYFSSDRPDGFGGYDIYKVVYENGEWQGVELLDAPINSAYDETSFVFFPLANTAYVASNRDGNSDIYRIRPQNVNLVVDVVDSATNEKLDYAYINLLQKNNKVNETITKSGHAVLPVSINKDYNLIITKEDYRPINVRFSTKNMHSGDSVYYSLKLKQDEDFSIENSVINVSLQNFIVFTGTITDQSTGKTIQPDMRMINLNSNKLKTIEINDSGTFEVKLLTNNNYKIIFNYNGKKITDEITTYGLEHGSVKVKDYLITGVKFKSEENRVYTPKIIPDKFKHYFEEDKEKKIDAIVAQKLNPVVEKPSTNFNYSQPTQKTVVDNQAIETINLDNKKAETTKNTITETKTAINNKVEKVEPIVENTKPTTITTTNNNIENKVEVVENKVENTKPITTTNNTVNNTIENKQEAIIKEKETIVENKVEENNIEKVTTPKYTTTAKEEIKQPVQQQISNNTFTELMLPFDIGSDIPSEEKNVNTIYYKINIGTYKTQFLDVQNLKDLGAIEIYETTGGYIYRLGTYYSKDEALGVLSQLRDNNYYLAFILQYINGNVIGILK, from the coding sequence ATGAAGAATGCTATTACGCTATTTTTGATGATATTGTCCTTGCTTTCATTTGCAAAAAAATGGGACTATCTATACATCAATAAATTAATAGCTAACAAAGAATACGATAAAGTAATTAATCACTACAAGGAAGATTATTATAGCAGTTCTACAAATGCAGAAATGGCTTTTAAAATTGCTGAATTATATGTTAGAAAAAAAGACTACAATTCGGCTTTAGAGTGGTACGAAAAAGAAATTAATTTGCTAAAATCTTCTAATGCCAATTTATTGAAACTAGCAGATACTTATAAATTGACTGGCGATTATCAAAGAGCTTTAGACAACTACTTAATGTATGCCGCAGAAACTGGAAATGTAAATAAAGTTTATGATGATGCTTTATTGTGCGAAAAACTAATTCGTTCAACAGCTTATATAGATAATTATTTGATAGAAAAATATGCGTATAATACTAAAGAAGAAGAATTTAATTTATCTAGCTTAAGAGGAAACATGTTGTATGTACAGTCGCTTCCAGCAGATAAAAAAGCAGCCACTTATCAAAATACATTTTACCAAGCAGTAAGAAATTATGCCAATTGGGAAAAACCAGTAGTTATTTTAAATGAAAACGACCTTACCAGAGATATAAAAAATATAAGCTTTACTCAAAACGGAAATAATATTGTTTACTCTAAAGAGTATAGAGAAGTCATAAATCCTAAATCTAAATATATATCAAATAAAAAACCATTAGAAGAAATTTACTTCGCAGAATTTTTAGGTGGTGAAATCATTAAACCAATTCCTTTTCCATTTAATTCACCAAATTATACACTTACCGAACCTTGCTTTAATGATGATGGTACACAACTATTTTTTGTTTCTGATAGATTTGGTGGAAGTGGCAACTACGATATTTGGACTTCTAATTTAGAAAACGGAAAATGGACAACACCACAAAATTTAGGCAAGTTAGCCAACTCTAAGTACAACGAATCACATCCATTTTACGCAACTGTAGAAGGTAAACCAACGCTTTATTTTTCTTCAGATAGACCAGATGGCTTTGGTGGTTACGATATTTATAAAGTTGTTTACGAAAACGGAGAGTGGCAAGGCGTAGAGCTTTTAGATGCACCAATCAACTCTGCATATGATGAAACTTCTTTTGTATTTTTTCCGTTAGCCAATACAGCTTATGTAGCATCTAACAGAGATGGCAATTCAGATATTTATAGAATTCGTCCACAAAATGTAAATCTAGTAGTAGATGTTGTTGATTCTGCTACAAACGAAAAACTAGATTATGCCTATATCAACTTACTACAAAAAAACAACAAAGTAAACGAAACCATTACTAAAAGTGGTCATGCTGTTTTACCAGTAAGTATCAATAAAGATTATAATCTAATTATTACCAAAGAAGATTATCGACCAATTAATGTTCGATTTTCTACCAAAAATATGCATAGTGGAGATTCTGTTTATTATAGTTTAAAACTAAAGCAAGATGAAGATTTTAGTATAGAAAATTCTGTAATTAATGTGTCGCTACAAAATTTTATTGTTTTTACAGGAACAATTACCGACCAGTCTACAGGAAAAACCATTCAACCAGATATGCGAATGATAAATCTAAACTCTAATAAATTAAAAACTATAGAGATAAACGATTCTGGTACATTTGAAGTAAAACTGTTAACCAATAATAATTATAAAATTATATTTAATTATAATGGAAAGAAAATTACAGATGAAATTACTACTTACGGTTTAGAACACGGAAGTGTAAAAGTAAAAGACTATTTAATTACAGGTGTTAAATTTAAATCAGAAGAAAATAGAGTGTATACACCTAAAATAATTCCAGATAAATTTAAACACTATTTTGAAGAAGATAAAGAAAAGAAAATAGATGCTATTGTAGCACAAAAATTAAATCCAGTAGTAGAAAAACCATCTACCAATTTTAATTATTCTCAACCAACTCAAAAAACAGTAGTCGATAATCAAGCTATAGAAACAATTAACTTAGATAATAAAAAAGCAGAAACGACTAAAAATACTATTACCGAAACCAAAACAGCTATCAATAATAAAGTAGAAAAAGTAGAACCAATAGTAGAAAATACAAAACCAACAACTATTACTACTACTAATAATAATATAGAGAACAAAGTAGAAGTAGTTGAAAACAAAGTAGAAAATACAAAACCAATTACTACCACAAATAATACAGTAAATAATACGATAGAAAATAAGCAAGAAGCAATAATTAAAGAAAAAGAAACAATAGTAGAAAATAAAGTAGAAGAGAATAACATCGAAAAAGTTACTACACCAAAATATACTACTACAGCAAAAGAAGAAATAAAACAACCAGTACAGCAACAAATATCCAATAATACATTTACCGAATTAATGCTTCCTTTCGATATTGGTTCAGATATTCCATCAGAAGAAAAAAATGTAAATACCATTTATTATAAAATTAATATTGGTACTTATAAAACTCAATTTTTAGATGTTCAAAATCTAAAAGACTTAGGTGCTATAGAGATATACGAAACAACTGGAGGTTATATTTATCGTCTTGGAACTTACTATTCTAAAGACGAAGCATTAGGTGTTTTAAGTCAACTTAGAGACAATAATTATTATTTGGCATTTATTTTGCAGTACATCAATGGTAATGTTATAGGAATTTTAAAATAA
- a CDS encoding ceramidase domain-containing protein, whose translation MHKQKNIFLISCINAVLALIITVLIIVFQLFGEGTGVGSNFCEAAREGFIKQPINTYSNIGFMLAGLWVAYQSSFKINNNKNKFNNNILYPLFFANVLIVLGPCSMLMHATETFWGGYCDMLSMYLLASFMLAYGFSRYKNLSSIGFVLTFCLAMIFCNIMNFYGNDIFPIDFFVGNLAFGFICGLGVIFEVLHHYKHKTKIKIKYIYYCVVTFGVAFTIWQFGINDHCWCWKYSVFQWHGLWHLLCALATYFLYQYYISEDSNNNR comes from the coding sequence ATGCACAAACAAAAAAATATTTTTCTTATTAGCTGTATTAATGCAGTTCTAGCATTAATCATTACTGTTCTTATTATTGTCTTTCAATTATTTGGCGAAGGCACTGGCGTTGGTAGTAATTTCTGCGAAGCTGCTAGAGAAGGTTTTATTAAACAACCTATTAATACTTACTCTAATATTGGTTTTATGCTAGCAGGATTATGGGTTGCTTATCAGTCATCTTTTAAAATAAATAACAATAAAAACAAATTCAACAATAATATATTATATCCATTATTCTTTGCTAATGTATTAATTGTGCTTGGACCATGTTCTATGCTAATGCACGCAACCGAAACTTTTTGGGGCGGTTACTGCGATATGTTGAGTATGTATTTATTAGCTTCATTTATGTTGGCTTATGGTTTTAGTCGCTATAAAAATTTAAGCAGTATTGGTTTTGTACTTACTTTTTGTTTGGCTATGATTTTTTGTAACATCATGAATTTTTATGGCAATGACATTTTTCCTATTGATTTTTTTGTAGGTAATTTAGCATTTGGTTTTATTTGTGGATTAGGTGTCATTTTTGAAGTTTTACATCACTACAAACACAAAACGAAAATAAAAATAAAATATATTTATTACTGTGTAGTAACTTTTGGTGTTGCTTTTACCATTTGGCAATTTGGCATAAACGACCATTGTTGGTGTTGGAAGTATTCTGTATTTCAATGGCATGGACTTTGGCACTTGCTCTGTGCTTTAGCTACTTATTTCTTATATCAATATTATATATCTGAAGACAGTAATAACAATAGATAA